Below is a window of Brassica napus cultivar Da-Ae chromosome A5, Da-Ae, whole genome shotgun sequence DNA.
AGGACGCGTCCCCATTCCTGGTTACCCTTCTCCCTTAGGGTTAGCACAAGACACGTATCGAAAGCGACCTAATGGAGCCAGAGGATCTGATCACGATCGAAAGAAAGGAGTCCCTTGGACAGAGGAAGAACACAGGTTAAGAAAATCTTTGCCCTATATTGGTTTCTTTTCACGCAAGTCACTCCTCCTATGTTTCTTGTTACACAAGTCATTCCCCTGTTTTTAGGGCTTACATTGCTGTTTCTTGTTCTCTTCAGGAGATTTTTGCTCGGGCTTCTCAAGTACGGGAAAGGAGATTGGAGAAACATATCGAGAAACTTCGTCGTGTCTAAGACCCCAACGCAAGTGGCAAGCCATGCCCAAAAGTATTACCAGAGACAACTCTCAGGAGCCAAGGATAAGCGCCGGCCAAGCATCCATGACATCACAACCGGCAATCTTCTAAATGCCAATCTCAACCGTTCCTTTTCTGATCATAGAGATATCCTCCCTGATTTAGTGTTTATCGAAAAGGATAATGCCGAGGGACTAATGTGTATGAGTCCGAATCTTTTCTCTCCATCATCAGCTCCCTTTGATGATGCCTTTAACTTTGCTGGAGTAAATGCATTTAGTGCCGGAGCGTAAAGTAAGATATAATCACCAAACTCAAAAGTTCTAATGAAGTTGCGTTGTAAAACTTTAATGAAAAACTCAAGTTTATATATGTTGTTGTGTCACAATCTTGTTTTCTATACATCAATGTGAAGTTGTATGTGCGTcagtgtgtgtttgtttgtgtttacgaaatctatattaaaaattataatctcAATGTTTTCTACTACATTAATATAGTGTTGTTAAAAGGACGTGGGTTATGATAACATTTAACCACAACTTATTTTATGAAGCTAAATGCAAAGATATCAAGACTAGGAAGATCCAGCACCACACATAAATGAGAGATTTGTTCaaagtttaatgtttttgtttagatttgTATGAGAGAAATTCTATAGTTTTAGTAACAAGATCACGGATTCACCCGAATATTATTTAATACTTAAATTTACAAATTAATATGGGGAAATAGAAATGTTGAGTGAGTGTAGGTGGAAGGTATAAACAATTGATTTGAGTATACAATAGAGGCTGAGTCTGCTTTCCACTTCTGACCAAAGAATCTCATTCTTCTCATCTATTACACCAACCCCTTTGCCTCCCCACATATATATTTAGAGTTAAATAAAATGGTGtcatttggatacaaaaataGGTTACAatattattagaaaatatattgttgTGTACTTTAAGCATACgcttaataaaatgatttatttactATGCTGTTCTAAGAAAATATTTACCATGCTTAGTAGTTTGAAAGctattttaagaaataaaatactTAGTACTTAACCTCTGTAaacttagtaaaattatattttcatcacATCATTGCAGAAATTATCTCTTTGtaaaattaaaggaaaaaatataaaggAACTAAGAAATCACTTGAAAAacctctgatttttttttgaactttgtaAATAAATGTGTCACTATTAGACCTTcgacaaagaaaacaaataaataaattttaatttatgctGTTTCCAAAATATTTATTGTCCCAATCAAATCACCAagagaataaaaagaaagatattcCCAAATAACTAAGTTGCTGACCATATTCAGCAAATCTATCGTTCAGATTACGAACAGTAGTATGGATTTTTTTTCATCTgtaaatttcattaataaacCATGAAGATCAAAGAAAAATACAGATTTGAAGACACTAAACATGGGAAGCAAACTACAAACCgattaacaaaaacaaagacaaacaaAATATCATACTAATCTTTCAGTCAAAACAACAGACTATCTCAGCAGAAGAGGCAGAGGTTAGACAATCAAGAATCCTAGCAGAAGTAGCAAAAACAGAACAGCGGTATGAAAGTCTACTTCTTTTTTGTCGACATGAAAGTctactttctttttctatttttgttaaatagtgaaaatatattgtcttttcaacaaaatatgtacaaaatactataaaacaacttgttttattcaattatatattcttatgcGTGTCTCCTTTTCTGGCATGAATTTCATGCGAGTCTCAACTCCAAAATACTACTAAGAGTCCTCGTCACATAATTAATTATGCAacttgaaacaatttttttaaaaatatatatgcaatCATATATGAATAACGATAAAGCATAGTGATATGCACTGACTGCATGATAATATATGAcccatattttaattttgttttctaaaatggAAACTGCCTATAAGATGATTTGAATGTTGGATAATCATTTAGAAATTATCAGGATTCACCTTCAAAGTTGATAATTTAAGGGATcaacataactaaaaaaaataaaagtatactAATTCATGCTGTATAATAGCtaaaagatttatcatgaaaGTTGAGTTATTAATACTTCGagttcttttttctttaaatggTTATTCTATAGTATCTAAAACAAATTAGGGGAAATTTTACTTATACACTTTACATCATACCACTTTTCACTTATACCACCACTCAAaggacattttcataaataacaCATTCATTAATTGGTAAAAGACTAAACTAACCTTATCTTCACTTCAATCTATCGTCTCTTTCTTCTCCACCGTCGTGAtccttcttctctctccttTCGGATTCACCGTCTCTCTCTCCGTCGGATCCACCGTCTCTCTCTCCGTCAGATCCGCCGTCTCTCTTTCCAAGATCCATCGTCTCTCTCCCTGTGGAGATCGTTCTTCTCT
It encodes the following:
- the LOC106452539 gene encoding transcription factor DIVARICATA, which produces METLNPLSHVPISDHRFVGQDMMSLQSPSSIWTKEENKMFERALAIYPEDSPDRWFKIASMIPGKTVFDVMKQYSKLEEDVFDIEEGRVPIPGYPSPLGLAQDTYRKRPNGARGSDHDRKKGVPWTEEEHRRFLLGLLKYGKGDWRNISRNFVVSKTPTQVASHAQKYYQRQLSGAKDKRRPSIHDITTGNLLNANLNRSFSDHRDILPDLVFIEKDNAEGLMCMSPNLFSPSSAPFDDAFNFAGVNAFSAGA